The genomic region CGACCCTTCGGTCGAGCTCATAAACTACGCCGCCTACCTCGACCGGCACCCCCCCCGGTTCGAGGCCGCGATCTTCGAGAATTCCTCCTGGAGCTGCATCCACGGCGTGGAGCGCTGGCGTTCCGATTGCGGCTGCAATTCCGGCATGCACGGCGGCTGGAACCAACAGTGGCGCGCGCCGCTTCGGGAGGCCATGAACTGGCTGCGCGACAAGTGCGTCGAGATCCACGAACGCTTGGCCCCGGCCTATTTTAAAGGCATCTGGAAGGCCCGCGACGCCTACATCGAGGTCATGCTCGACCGTTCCCCCGAGCGGGTGTCCGCCTTTCTCGCCGCCCACTCCAGAAAGCGTCTTTCGCCGCAAAACATGGTCACCGCGCTCAAGCTCATGGAATTGCAGCGCTACGCCATGCTCATTTTCACCAGCTGCGGCTGGTTCTTCGACGAAATCTCCGGCATCGAGACGGTGCAGATCCTCCAATATGCCGCCCGGGCCATCCAGCTCGGCCTGGAGCTCGACGGCGTCTCCCTGGAAAGCGCCTTTGCCGAAAAGTTGCGCCAGGCCCCGAGCAACGTGCTGCAAAGCGGGCTTACCGCCTATGAAAAATACGCCAAGCCGGCCGCCGTGGCCCTGCCCAGGGTCGGCGCGCACTACGCCATCTCCTCGCTGTTCGAGGACTATCCCGAAGAGTATGCCTTCGGCTGCTATACGGTGAACGGCACCATCGCGCTTCGCGAGCGGGCCGGCCGGTCGCGCCTGGTGACGGGACGGGCCTCGATCGCCTCGGTGGTCACGCTGGAGCACCTCGACGTGCAGTTCGCCGTCATCCATGCCGGCGACCACAACCTGACCTGCGGCATCGCCTCCCTCGGGGACCCCGAGGCCATGCGCGGCATGGAGGACGCCCTGCGTCGGGCCTTCGAGCGCGGCGACCTGCCCGAGACCATCCGCACCCTTGACGCCCATTTCGGGCAGAACATCTATTCCATCTGGCACCTGTTCCGCGACGAGCAGCGCAAGGTGGTGGCCGAGGTGCTTTCCCCGGCCTACCAGGAGGCCGAGGCCACCTATCGCCAGGTTTTCGAGAACAACTACCCCGTGCTGCGCTTCCTGCAATGGCTGTCCGTGCCGCCGCCGCGCCACTTCCTGGACGCCGCCGCCTTTGTCGTGGAAACCGATCTCAAGCGGCTGCTCGCCGGAGAGGATATGGACCTCGAGCGCCTGGACGGGCGCATCAAGGAAGCCAGGGACTTCGGACTCTCCCTGGATAACGACGCCCTGGGGCTTCTGGCCGCCCAGTGGGTCAACCGCCGGTTGGCGGCCTTCGGCAAGGAGCCCCGGGAGGTCAGGGTCCTCGACAACGTCAAGGAGGCCCTGGCGCGCCTTGGCGGCCTGTCCATGGGGCTCAGTCTTTGGAAGGCCCAGAACGTGGTGTTCGAACTTTCGCGCAGCCACTACCCGGACAAGGCCGGGGAAGCGGCCGGGGGCGACGGGGCCGCCCGCCGCTGGCTGGCCGCCTTCAAGGCCGTGGCCGACGCGTTGCATGTGAGGGTGCCGGCATGAGCGCGCCGCTTGCCACCTATCGGTTGCAGTTTTCCCCGACCTTCACCTTCACGGATTGCCGGGCCGTCCTCGATTACCTGGCCGCCCTCGGCGTCACCCATATCTACGCTTCGCCCATCTTCCGGGCCCGC from Solidesulfovibrio fructosivorans JJ] harbors:
- a CDS encoding DUF3536 domain-containing protein, producing the protein MSRYICIHGHFYQPPRENPWLEEVEVQDSAHPYHDWNERITAECYGPNSASRILDGEGRIVDIINNYSKISFNFGPTLLSWMHRHHPKLHQAIVDADRLSMERFDGHGSAMAQAFSHMIMPLASRRDKITQVRWGIADFRSRFGRDPEGMWLPETAVDLETLTILADAGIRFTVLAPRQAARVRPLGGGAWQDVSDSRVDPTTPYLVKLPRGKSISVFFYDGPISQDLAFGDMLATGEAFHSRLMAAFTDAGRDWPQIVHIATDGETYGHHHSFGEMALTYCLSLIDADPSVELINYAAYLDRHPPRFEAAIFENSSWSCIHGVERWRSDCGCNSGMHGGWNQQWRAPLREAMNWLRDKCVEIHERLAPAYFKGIWKARDAYIEVMLDRSPERVSAFLAAHSRKRLSPQNMVTALKLMELQRYAMLIFTSCGWFFDEISGIETVQILQYAARAIQLGLELDGVSLESAFAEKLRQAPSNVLQSGLTAYEKYAKPAAVALPRVGAHYAISSLFEDYPEEYAFGCYTVNGTIALRERAGRSRLVTGRASIASVVTLEHLDVQFAVIHAGDHNLTCGIASLGDPEAMRGMEDALRRAFERGDLPETIRTLDAHFGQNIYSIWHLFRDEQRKVVAEVLSPAYQEAEATYRQVFENNYPVLRFLQWLSVPPPRHFLDAAAFVVETDLKRLLAGEDMDLERLDGRIKEARDFGLSLDNDALGLLAAQWVNRRLAAFGKEPREVRVLDNVKEALARLGGLSMGLSLWKAQNVVFELSRSHYPDKAGEAAGGDGAARRWLAAFKAVADALHVRVPA